One Thermogemmata fonticola DNA window includes the following coding sequences:
- a CDS encoding sugar phosphate nucleotidyltransferase: MSLRGVILAGGKGTRMGELTKVTNKHLLPVGPWPMVYYPLKKLTGAGIEEILLVSGTEHMGDFVELLGSGRHHGCRLTYRVQDEAGGIAQALGLAEHFCIGSRACVLLGDNIFRDPLVPILELANSRPDWAWIGLKEVPDPQRYGVATVRNDRIVAIEEKPPQPASPYAVVGIYIYPPDVFGIIKTLKPSARGELEITDVNNHYLRQGRLGHFFLEGYWTDAGTLDSLDYANHLVRAEPPRF; the protein is encoded by the coding sequence ATGTCCCTCCGTGGTGTCATTCTGGCGGGCGGTAAAGGCACGCGCATGGGTGAACTCACCAAAGTCACCAACAAACACCTTCTGCCCGTGGGACCCTGGCCGATGGTGTATTATCCGCTCAAAAAGCTGACCGGGGCCGGTATCGAGGAAATCCTCCTGGTCTCCGGCACGGAGCACATGGGGGACTTTGTCGAACTGCTCGGTTCGGGCCGCCATCACGGCTGCCGCCTCACCTATCGGGTCCAGGATGAAGCGGGCGGAATCGCCCAGGCTCTGGGACTGGCCGAGCACTTCTGCATCGGCAGCCGGGCCTGCGTGCTCTTGGGCGACAACATCTTCCGCGATCCCCTCGTGCCGATTCTGGAACTGGCCAACTCTCGGCCGGATTGGGCATGGATCGGCCTCAAGGAAGTGCCGGACCCCCAGCGCTACGGCGTCGCCACGGTGCGCAACGACCGCATTGTGGCCATTGAGGAAAAACCTCCCCAGCCGGCCAGCCCCTACGCCGTCGTCGGCATCTACATCTACCCCCCGGATGTCTTCGGCATCATCAAAACGCTCAAACCCAGCGCACGGGGCGAATTGGAAATCACGGATGTCAATAACCACTATCTCCGCCAGGGACGCCTGGGACACTTCTTCCTCGAAGGCTATTGGACCGACGCGGGCACGCTCGACTCCCTGGATTACGCCAATCATCTGGTGCGTGCCGAGCCGCCCCGTTTCTGA
- a CDS encoding aminomethyl transferase family protein yields MSETGDPAYTAVLSHAALFDLSTVGKLLLTGPDAPQFVHNLCTNAVADLPLGAGCPAYLCDPRAKVLFPLWIYHLRLGDGRHALWLETAPRCAPELLAHLDRYLIAEQVEMQDVSHRFAQFHLAGSQATALLAAAIAAEVPPLPPWGHMERTLGSVTVHIRRFDRLGFPGYDIVVLQEHQAAVRRYLETLGAAPGTSSAFETLRIEAGFPLWGVDYDRERSVLDLPHFEQAVSYAKGCFPGQEPIVMARDRTGHPVRTFVGVKVLQGGPPMPGTRLLQQQREVGILTSSTFSPRLQAPLALGYVRWGVHTPGQAVEIEPAAGARLALILGPPPFDFPNPGSAKQ; encoded by the coding sequence ATGTCCGAAACTGGCGACCCCGCATACACCGCCGTCTTGTCCCACGCGGCCCTTTTCGATCTCTCGACTGTGGGCAAATTGCTCCTGACTGGTCCCGACGCCCCGCAATTCGTGCACAATCTCTGCACCAATGCCGTCGCGGACTTGCCCTTGGGAGCGGGATGCCCGGCGTACTTGTGCGATCCCCGCGCCAAGGTCCTTTTTCCGCTGTGGATTTATCACCTCCGCTTAGGCGATGGCCGCCATGCCCTGTGGCTGGAAACCGCCCCCCGCTGCGCCCCGGAATTGCTCGCTCATCTCGATCGCTACCTCATCGCCGAGCAGGTCGAGATGCAGGATGTTTCCCACCGCTTTGCCCAATTCCACCTGGCCGGCTCGCAAGCGACGGCGCTTCTCGCCGCCGCCATCGCTGCCGAGGTGCCGCCCTTGCCCCCGTGGGGACACATGGAACGGACCCTCGGCTCCGTCACTGTCCACATCCGCCGCTTCGATCGGCTCGGATTCCCCGGCTACGACATCGTCGTCTTGCAGGAGCACCAGGCGGCCGTCCGGCGCTATCTGGAGACCCTCGGCGCCGCACCCGGCACCTCTTCCGCTTTCGAGACGCTGCGGATCGAAGCGGGGTTTCCCCTCTGGGGCGTCGATTACGACCGGGAGCGCAGCGTGCTGGACCTGCCCCATTTCGAGCAGGCGGTCAGTTATGCCAAAGGCTGCTTTCCCGGCCAGGAGCCGATTGTCATGGCGCGGGACCGCACCGGTCATCCGGTCCGCACGTTCGTGGGCGTGAAGGTGCTGCAAGGCGGGCCGCCGATGCCCGGCACGCGCCTGCTTCAGCAGCAGCGGGAAGTGGGCATCCTCACGTCCAGCACCTTTTCCCCCCGCTTGCAAGCCCCCCTGGCCCTGGGCTATGTCCGCTGGGGCGTGCATACACCCGGCCAAGCGGTGGAGATCGAACCGGCGGCGGGGGCGCGCCTGGCCCTCATTCTCGGACCACCGCCGTTTGACTTCCCAAACCCTGGCTCTGCCAAGCAGTAA
- a CDS encoding lactate racemase domain-containing protein: protein MVEGRQPVELRIGEQLWRVEIAAERCVPLRRAIPSPPAGSPAELIRAALEQPRRFVPLRQAVTPGDRIAIVLDPDLPAIGELLEEVIRHLHSAGIASEAITILTPPQASTHWQTDLPECCRLVQREQHDPGDRSRLAYLASTAGGRRLYLNRTLIDADFVIVLSGRRYDPRTGYAGAETAIFPDLADAETRSAFAGRFRSSAPRPEADSLRSEAAEVVGLLGLPLFVQVIEGEGDQVQEVIAGLAESCQEGIARQDARWRAAVAEEADTVVATVTGSTGRLRFADLALAAASAARVARKGGRIAILTQAAPDLGAGASLLRTLDDPQQAPRQLERLRPDDWAACRLWAQAAFHCSLFLASQYPDAVVEELFATPLHSPVQLQRLLDAGGQVLFLPDAHKLMVTVSSQT, encoded by the coding sequence ATGGTCGAAGGAAGGCAGCCGGTGGAATTGCGGATTGGGGAGCAGCTCTGGCGTGTGGAGATCGCCGCGGAGCGGTGCGTGCCGTTGCGCCGGGCCATTCCCTCACCGCCGGCCGGTTCCCCTGCGGAACTCATCCGCGCCGCTCTGGAGCAGCCGCGCCGCTTCGTGCCTCTGCGCCAGGCCGTAACTCCGGGGGACCGGATTGCCATCGTGCTGGACCCGGACCTGCCCGCCATTGGGGAATTGCTGGAAGAGGTGATCCGCCATTTACACTCGGCGGGGATCGCCTCGGAAGCGATCACCATCCTGACGCCGCCGCAGGCATCCACTCATTGGCAGACTGACCTGCCGGAATGCTGCCGCTTGGTCCAGCGGGAGCAGCATGATCCGGGGGATCGCTCCCGCCTGGCGTACTTGGCGAGCACCGCGGGAGGTCGGCGGCTCTATCTCAACCGCACGCTGATCGATGCCGACTTCGTGATCGTTTTGAGCGGGCGGCGCTACGATCCCCGGACCGGCTACGCGGGGGCCGAGACGGCGATCTTCCCCGATTTAGCCGATGCCGAGACCCGCTCCGCGTTTGCCGGCCGTTTCCGTTCCAGTGCGCCGCGGCCCGAAGCCGACTCCCTGCGGAGTGAAGCCGCGGAAGTCGTCGGTCTGCTCGGCCTGCCCCTGTTTGTGCAGGTGATCGAGGGCGAAGGCGATCAGGTGCAGGAAGTCATCGCGGGCTTGGCCGAAAGCTGCCAGGAAGGCATCGCCCGCCAGGATGCCCGGTGGCGTGCGGCCGTCGCCGAGGAGGCGGATACCGTGGTGGCCACGGTGACAGGTTCCACGGGCCGGCTGCGATTCGCCGATCTGGCCCTGGCGGCGGCCAGCGCAGCGCGGGTCGCCCGCAAAGGCGGACGGATCGCCATCCTCACTCAGGCGGCACCGGACCTCGGAGCGGGAGCCAGCCTCCTGCGGACGCTCGACGATCCCCAACAGGCCCCACGCCAACTGGAACGCCTCCGCCCCGACGATTGGGCGGCCTGCCGACTCTGGGCCCAGGCCGCCTTCCATTGCAGCCTCTTCCTGGCCAGTCAATACCCCGATGCGGTCGTCGAGGAACTCTTCGCCACGCCCTTGCATTCCCCTGTGCAACTCCAGCGCCTCCTGGACGCCGGCGGCCAAGTGCTCTTCCTTCCCGACGCTCATAAACTGATGGTAACGGTTAGCTCGCAGACTTGA
- a CDS encoding Gfo/Idh/MocA family protein, translating into MKKYRVAVIGRTGKGNYGHALDTAWLKCERAEIVAVADEDDQGRAAAAQRLRVRNAYADYRQMLEKERPDIVSVAPRWPDCHRDMVIACARFGAHVFLEKPVAQDLQQADEMVAACDQHHVHVAVAHQTAYSPKLQVIQDLIRSGQLGDILYLRSHGREDHRGGGEDLMVLGTHACDLMRHLAGEARWAFAYIQQKGRKALPADVRQGTEPVGPIVGDQITATFGFSAPTVGQFYTHVAQHGVGSRYWMEIRGSKGTIHMGYGIMPFAYFCDDPSGIFGHPKAKWTPISTNGIGRPETFPTKDLENGNILIIQDLIAAIEQDRPPKDSLRDGRAALEMIMAVYESHRRQQLVELPLKNRKHPLQDWK; encoded by the coding sequence ATGAAGAAGTATCGCGTTGCCGTCATTGGCCGGACGGGCAAAGGCAACTACGGCCACGCGCTGGACACGGCGTGGTTGAAGTGTGAGCGCGCGGAGATCGTGGCCGTGGCGGATGAGGATGACCAGGGGCGGGCCGCCGCGGCTCAACGCCTCCGGGTGCGCAACGCCTATGCGGACTACCGCCAGATGCTGGAGAAAGAGCGGCCGGACATCGTCAGCGTCGCGCCGCGCTGGCCGGATTGCCACCGGGACATGGTCATCGCTTGCGCTCGCTTCGGCGCCCATGTGTTCCTGGAAAAGCCGGTGGCTCAAGACTTGCAACAAGCGGATGAGATGGTCGCCGCCTGCGACCAGCATCACGTCCATGTGGCGGTCGCCCACCAGACCGCTTACAGCCCCAAACTCCAGGTCATCCAGGACCTCATCCGTTCGGGGCAACTGGGAGACATTCTGTACTTACGCAGTCATGGCCGGGAAGATCATCGCGGCGGAGGAGAGGACCTGATGGTTCTGGGCACTCACGCCTGCGACCTGATGCGCCACCTGGCCGGAGAGGCCCGTTGGGCCTTTGCCTACATTCAGCAGAAGGGGCGGAAAGCCCTCCCCGCCGATGTCCGCCAGGGCACCGAACCGGTGGGACCAATCGTCGGAGACCAGATCACCGCCACCTTCGGCTTTTCGGCCCCCACCGTCGGCCAGTTTTACACCCACGTCGCCCAGCATGGCGTCGGCTCCCGCTACTGGATGGAAATCCGCGGCAGCAAAGGCACCATCCACATGGGTTACGGCATCATGCCCTTCGCCTACTTCTGCGACGACCCCAGCGGCATCTTCGGCCACCCCAAGGCCAAGTGGACGCCCATCAGCACCAACGGCATCGGACGGCCCGAAACCTTCCCCACCAAAGACCTGGAAAACGGCAACATCCTGATCATCCAGGACTTGATCGCCGCCATTGAACAGGACCGGCCCCCCAAAGACAGCCTGCGCGACGGCCGTGCTGCCCTGGAAATGATCATGGCCGTCTACGAATCCCACCGCCGCCAACAACTCGTGGAACTCCCCCTGAAAAACCGCAAGCACCCTCTCCAGGACTGGAAGTAA
- the rfbB gene encoding dTDP-glucose 4,6-dehydratase gives MTLVLVTGGCGFIGSNLIHYLLEVEPDIHILNFDALTYAGNLANLADVERHPRYQFLRGDITQREQVWEAMRRGVTDIFHLAAESHVDRSILDASPFVRTNVLGTQVLLDAARAFAIRRFVHVSTDEVYGSLGPTGAFTEESPLQPNSPYAASKAAADLLVRAYHHTFGVPAIITRCSNNYGPYQFPEKIIPLFITNLLRDEPVPVYGDGLQVRDWIHVRDHCRGLHRAWKHGQVGEVYNFGGRCELTNLELTRRILQALGKPESLIRFVPDRPGHDRRYALDCTKAERTLGWSPQIPFDDGLAQTIRWYSDHAEWVAAVRNQDYMNYYQRQYGTQGPAANSAGTQGPAANSAGSLLSH, from the coding sequence ATGACTCTGGTCCTCGTCACCGGCGGCTGCGGTTTCATCGGTTCCAATCTGATCCACTACCTGCTGGAAGTCGAGCCGGACATCCACATCCTCAACTTCGACGCCCTGACCTATGCCGGGAACCTGGCGAACCTGGCGGATGTCGAGCGCCACCCGCGCTATCAGTTCCTCCGCGGGGACATCACGCAACGGGAGCAAGTGTGGGAAGCGATGCGCCGGGGAGTGACGGATATCTTCCACCTGGCGGCGGAAAGCCATGTTGATCGCAGCATCCTGGATGCGTCCCCGTTCGTGCGGACGAATGTGCTGGGCACCCAGGTCCTGCTCGATGCCGCCCGCGCCTTTGCCATCCGCCGTTTCGTGCACGTTTCCACGGATGAGGTGTACGGCTCGCTCGGTCCGACCGGGGCATTCACGGAAGAGTCCCCCTTGCAGCCGAATAGCCCCTATGCCGCGAGTAAAGCCGCCGCCGATCTGCTGGTCCGCGCCTATCACCATACCTTCGGCGTGCCCGCCATCATCACCCGCTGCTCGAACAACTACGGCCCGTACCAGTTCCCGGAAAAGATCATTCCCCTGTTCATCACCAATCTGCTGCGTGACGAGCCGGTGCCGGTTTATGGCGATGGCTTGCAGGTTCGGGATTGGATTCATGTCCGCGATCACTGCCGCGGGTTGCATCGGGCCTGGAAACACGGACAAGTCGGGGAGGTGTACAACTTCGGCGGCCGCTGCGAACTGACCAATCTGGAACTGACCCGCCGCATCCTCCAGGCGCTGGGGAAGCCGGAGTCCCTGATCCGTTTCGTCCCCGACCGCCCCGGCCATGATCGGCGCTATGCTCTGGACTGCACGAAGGCGGAGCGCACCTTGGGCTGGTCCCCGCAAATCCCCTTCGACGACGGGCTGGCCCAGACCATCCGCTGGTATAGCGACCATGCCGAGTGGGTCGCCGCCGTGCGCAATCAGGACTACATGAATTACTATCAACGGCAATACGGTACGCAGGGTCCTGCCGCGAACTCAGCCGGTACGCAGGGTCCTGCCGCGAACTCAGCCGGCTCGCTGCTGTCCCACTAA
- a CDS encoding thiamine pyrophosphate-dependent dehydrogenase E1 component subunit alpha, which produces MMPEMHFDEEQPDIPEGQRRRPTGVAAPAVIRSGREVISAELALTIYRQMVRTRALEERSIKMSKSGEAYFWIGGPGEEVVNVCLGLQVHKGEGPAYDYLHLHYRNAGVMLAMGMPMIDHVRQLAMRWTDPHSRGRNFVGHYAVKKWNVVPVTSVIEVQFAMAPGTALMQKRHGLKYPQENEGITIVVGGEAGTAEGDFETCLNWSSRPGNELPVLMIVTNNRFGISTDFTLVCAEKRVADRALPYGIRAETVDGNDPVLVWNALDRAMRYCRRERKPYLLETLVSRLHGHSSSSGAQRDWKQPDPLQMFEEKLLAAGAMDANTVETLWADARAEAEAAVAAAMREPEPRPEDVYRFTYAPSPVDVVYPQDYTGLPGQKDAPEGAG; this is translated from the coding sequence ATGATGCCCGAGATGCATTTCGACGAGGAGCAGCCCGACATTCCGGAAGGGCAACGGCGGCGGCCCACCGGGGTTGCCGCACCAGCCGTGATCCGTTCGGGGCGCGAAGTCATTTCCGCCGAGCTGGCCTTGACCATTTACCGGCAAATGGTCCGCACTCGTGCCCTGGAAGAGCGCAGCATCAAGATGTCCAAGTCCGGCGAGGCCTATTTCTGGATCGGCGGGCCGGGGGAAGAAGTCGTCAATGTCTGTCTGGGGCTTCAGGTCCACAAAGGGGAAGGCCCCGCCTACGATTACCTGCATTTGCACTACCGCAACGCGGGCGTGATGCTGGCCATGGGAATGCCCATGATCGACCACGTGCGGCAACTGGCCATGCGCTGGACCGATCCGCATTCCCGGGGCCGCAACTTCGTCGGCCATTACGCCGTCAAGAAATGGAACGTGGTGCCGGTGACCAGTGTCATCGAGGTGCAATTTGCGATGGCGCCCGGCACGGCCCTGATGCAAAAACGGCACGGCCTGAAATATCCCCAGGAGAATGAGGGCATCACCATCGTTGTCGGCGGCGAAGCGGGAACTGCCGAGGGTGACTTCGAGACTTGCCTCAACTGGAGCAGCCGTCCCGGCAACGAGCTGCCGGTCCTGATGATCGTCACCAATAACCGCTTCGGAATCTCCACGGACTTTACCCTGGTGTGCGCAGAAAAGCGGGTGGCGGATCGCGCCCTTCCCTATGGCATCCGCGCCGAGACGGTGGATGGGAACGATCCGGTGCTGGTCTGGAACGCGCTCGACCGGGCGATGCGTTACTGCCGCCGGGAACGCAAGCCTTACCTGTTGGAAACTCTGGTTTCCCGTTTGCATGGGCATTCCTCCTCCAGCGGAGCGCAGCGGGACTGGAAACAACCCGATCCGCTGCAAATGTTCGAGGAGAAACTTCTGGCGGCGGGGGCGATGGATGCCAACACAGTCGAGACCCTGTGGGCGGACGCCCGCGCTGAAGCCGAGGCGGCCGTGGCAGCCGCCATGCGGGAACCGGAACCCCGCCCCGAAGATGTCTATCGCTTCACCTATGCTCCCAGTCCCGTGGATGTGGTCTATCCGCAAGACTACACCGGCTTGCCCGGACAGAAGGACGCACCGGAGGGGGCCGGCTAG
- a CDS encoding acetyl ornithine aminotransferase family protein has product MWLFDGRTVPDIQVEPPGPKAQEWLRRDAARVSPSYTRVYPLVVERASGCVVQDVDGNLFLDLTAGIAVTATGHCHPQIVASIQRQSERLIHMSGTDFYYPQQAELAERLARGAPGSGPKKVFFCNSGAEAIEAALKLARWHTRRPRVIALLGAFHGRTYGAMSLSASKAVHRRGFAPLVPEIHHVPFPRTCPEEGGCSRGCRWAEELERTLLRRLAPPDEVAAIFIEPIQGEGGYYPWPPGCLPALRQWCDRHGILLVADEVQSGMGRTGRLFAIEHYGVAPDILCLAKGIASGLPLGAVVARAEIMDWPPGSHASTFGGNPVACAAALATLDLLEREYLANAAARGEQLRAGLHDLALRHPILREVRGLGLMVAADLPSPELRDRLLGLAFRRGLLLLGCGEAALRFCPPLCITAEQIATALRLLDELLPQLA; this is encoded by the coding sequence ATGTGGTTGTTCGATGGCCGAACGGTGCCGGATATTCAGGTGGAGCCGCCTGGTCCCAAAGCCCAGGAGTGGCTGCGGCGGGATGCGGCCAGGGTGTCGCCCTCTTACACGCGGGTTTATCCTCTGGTGGTGGAGCGGGCGAGCGGCTGCGTCGTCCAGGATGTCGATGGCAACCTGTTTTTGGACCTGACAGCGGGGATCGCCGTGACGGCGACCGGGCATTGCCATCCTCAGATCGTGGCGTCGATCCAGCGGCAGTCGGAACGGCTCATCCACATGAGCGGCACCGATTTCTACTATCCGCAGCAGGCGGAACTCGCAGAGCGTCTGGCCCGCGGGGCGCCCGGAAGCGGTCCGAAAAAAGTCTTCTTTTGCAACAGCGGGGCGGAAGCGATCGAAGCGGCGCTGAAACTGGCCCGGTGGCACACCCGCCGTCCCCGCGTGATCGCCTTGCTCGGCGCCTTCCACGGCCGGACCTACGGAGCCATGTCTCTGTCTGCGTCCAAGGCGGTCCATCGCCGCGGTTTTGCTCCCCTGGTGCCGGAAATTCACCACGTCCCCTTTCCCCGGACCTGCCCGGAGGAAGGGGGATGCAGCCGGGGCTGCCGCTGGGCCGAGGAGCTGGAGAGGACCCTCCTGCGCCGCCTGGCCCCGCCGGATGAAGTGGCCGCCATCTTCATCGAACCCATCCAGGGGGAAGGAGGATATTACCCCTGGCCGCCGGGATGCCTGCCGGCGCTGCGCCAGTGGTGCGACCGACATGGCATTCTCCTGGTGGCGGATGAAGTGCAAAGCGGCATGGGGCGCACAGGCCGGCTGTTCGCCATCGAGCATTATGGGGTGGCCCCCGACATTCTCTGCCTGGCCAAGGGGATTGCCAGCGGCCTGCCCTTGGGGGCGGTGGTGGCACGGGCCGAGATCATGGATTGGCCGCCGGGCAGTCATGCCAGCACCTTCGGAGGCAATCCCGTCGCGTGCGCCGCCGCCCTGGCCACGCTGGATTTGCTGGAGCGGGAATACCTGGCCAATGCCGCCGCACGGGGGGAACAGCTCCGCGCCGGCTTGCACGACCTCGCCTTGCGCCATCCGATTCTCCGCGAAGTCCGGGGGCTGGGCCTGATGGTGGCGGCGGACCTGCCCTCGCCGGAACTGCGCGATCGCCTCTTAGGTCTCGCTTTCCGCCGCGGACTGCTGCTGCTCGGCTGCGGAGAGGCCGCCCTGCGCTTCTGCCCGCCGCTGTGCATCACTGCCGAGCAGATCGCTACCGCCCTGCGCCTCCTCGATGAGCTGCTGCCGCAACTGGCGTGA
- a CDS encoding aldehyde dehydrogenase family protein: MAMLLPPIHGRLSIAGEWSPPRDDFESLSPADTAQVVGRFPQATPEEVSAAVAAARQAYPAWRRTSRILRAECFDRLAQLIKRDQEAIAELMARECGKNITECRAEVIEGLHMVQYVFGVGRQGIYGDVVASEIAEKDSFVRRKPWGVVAVITPWNFPFAVPLWMLGPSLLEGNTAVFKPSEDTPAVGQKLVELFHEAGFPPGTINLVHGDGTVGELLVKDPRVQVVLFTGSYEVGRRIQELSAPLPDRIVAAEMGGKNAVIVCLDARFDLAVNAGILSAFKTTGQRCVSASRILVHEKLLDHYAEAFVSTARRLRFGDPLDEKNFAGPVIHRAALEKIERYNAQVRNTPGVEVLLDGGPVSPAQTPGCYMTPFIYRTPWRSDLPALREEVFGPHVALIPFRDDEEAVRIHNDVEYGLSLAVISEDYRRIRYFREECEYGMGYVNLPCIGAEVHLPFGGVKRSGNGHPSAAGLIEVVTHKTAWTVNHGTEIKMAQGLSAAIE, translated from the coding sequence ATGGCGATGCTGCTACCACCGATTCATGGCAGGCTGTCGATTGCCGGGGAGTGGTCGCCGCCGCGGGACGATTTCGAGAGTCTCTCACCGGCAGATACGGCCCAGGTCGTGGGGCGCTTTCCGCAAGCCACGCCGGAGGAGGTGTCCGCCGCAGTCGCCGCGGCCCGTCAAGCCTATCCCGCCTGGCGCCGGACTAGCCGCATCCTCCGCGCCGAGTGCTTCGACCGCCTCGCTCAGCTCATCAAGCGGGACCAGGAGGCCATCGCCGAACTGATGGCCCGCGAATGCGGCAAAAACATCACGGAATGCCGGGCGGAAGTGATCGAAGGCTTGCACATGGTCCAGTACGTCTTCGGGGTCGGCCGACAAGGCATCTACGGGGATGTCGTCGCCAGTGAAATCGCAGAGAAGGATTCCTTCGTCCGCCGCAAACCCTGGGGGGTGGTCGCGGTGATCACGCCCTGGAACTTCCCCTTCGCCGTGCCGCTGTGGATGCTGGGTCCCAGCCTGCTCGAAGGGAACACGGCGGTGTTCAAGCCGAGCGAGGACACGCCCGCCGTCGGTCAGAAACTGGTGGAGTTGTTCCACGAGGCGGGCTTCCCTCCTGGTACGATCAATCTGGTCCACGGCGATGGCACGGTGGGCGAATTGCTGGTCAAAGACCCGCGCGTGCAGGTAGTCCTCTTCACAGGCAGCTACGAGGTCGGGCGGCGCATTCAGGAGCTGTCCGCGCCGCTGCCGGACCGGATCGTCGCCGCGGAAATGGGCGGCAAAAATGCCGTCATCGTCTGCCTGGATGCCCGCTTTGATCTGGCGGTCAATGCCGGGATTCTCAGCGCTTTCAAGACGACGGGGCAGCGCTGCGTGTCGGCCAGCCGCATCCTCGTTCACGAAAAACTGCTGGACCATTACGCCGAGGCTTTCGTCAGCACTGCCCGCCGCTTGCGCTTCGGCGATCCGCTCGATGAAAAAAACTTTGCCGGACCCGTCATCCATCGCGCCGCCCTGGAAAAAATCGAACGCTACAACGCGCAGGTCCGCAACACTCCCGGCGTGGAGGTCCTCCTCGACGGCGGCCCCGTCTCGCCCGCGCAAACCCCCGGATGCTACATGACCCCCTTCATCTACCGTACCCCCTGGCGCAGCGATCTCCCGGCCTTGCGGGAGGAAGTCTTCGGCCCCCATGTCGCCCTCATTCCTTTCCGCGATGACGAAGAAGCCGTCCGCATCCACAACGACGTCGAATACGGCTTGTCCCTGGCGGTCATCTCGGAAGATTACCGCCGCATCCGCTACTTCCGGGAAGAGTGTGAATACGGCATGGGGTACGTGAATCTTCCCTGCATCGGGGCGGAAGTCCATCTGCCCTTCGGCGGGGTCAAACGCAGCGGCAACGGCCATCCCTCCGCCGCCGGCTTGATCGAAGTCGTTACCCATAAAACCGCCTGGACGGTCAATCACGGCACGGAAATCAAAATGGCTCAGGGTTTATCCGCGGCCATTGAGTGA
- a CDS encoding alpha-ketoacid dehydrogenase subunit beta yields the protein MATMAQAVRLALHYGEEHLGVTDVFGEDVGPPLGGVFTVTQGLKTAWNTPLDERGIIGTAMGIAYAGGRPVCEIQFCDYAFNVLDLLKIAGNQRWASGGEYDMPIVVMTPTGAGIRGSIYHSHSFDSWATRLPGWKIVMPSNPLDAYGLMLAAILDPNPVLYLLPKALLRVRGERLIPGEPDDPEQLSRMIDAPIGDRTHWTPQWPPVQEYIVPIGRAELVRQGSEATIISYGRHLPMCIQAADELTRQEGIHCDVIDLRSLFPYDWELISQSVRKTGRVLIVNEDTEVTNFAEHLLRRIVEEHFYDLLVRPRALMGKHVPGIGMNQVYERNSVPQLEDVRAAIRELLAEPA from the coding sequence ATGGCGACGATGGCCCAGGCCGTGCGATTGGCCTTACATTACGGCGAAGAACATCTCGGAGTGACCGACGTTTTCGGCGAAGATGTCGGCCCGCCCCTCGGCGGCGTCTTCACCGTGACGCAAGGACTGAAAACCGCCTGGAACACGCCGCTGGATGAACGCGGCATCATCGGCACCGCCATGGGGATCGCCTACGCGGGCGGACGGCCCGTCTGCGAAATCCAGTTTTGCGATTATGCCTTCAACGTCCTCGACCTGCTCAAAATCGCCGGCAACCAGCGCTGGGCGAGCGGCGGCGAATACGACATGCCCATTGTCGTCATGACCCCCACCGGCGCCGGCATCCGCGGCAGCATCTACCATTCGCACTCCTTCGACAGTTGGGCCACACGCCTGCCGGGATGGAAAATCGTCATGCCCTCCAATCCCCTGGATGCCTACGGACTCATGCTGGCCGCCATCCTCGATCCCAATCCCGTCCTCTACCTGCTCCCCAAGGCCTTGCTCCGGGTCCGCGGCGAACGCTTGATCCCCGGAGAACCGGACGACCCCGAACAGCTCTCCCGCATGATCGACGCCCCGATCGGAGACCGCACCCATTGGACTCCGCAGTGGCCGCCCGTGCAGGAATACATCGTCCCCATCGGCCGGGCCGAATTGGTGCGCCAAGGCAGTGAGGCGACCATCATCAGCTACGGCCGGCACCTGCCGATGTGCATCCAGGCGGCGGATGAATTGACGCGCCAGGAGGGGATTCACTGTGATGTCATCGACTTACGCAGTCTGTTCCCCTACGACTGGGAATTGATCTCGCAGAGCGTGAGGAAAACGGGCCGGGTGTTGATTGTCAATGAAGACACGGAAGTCACCAACTTCGCCGAGCATCTGCTGCGCCGGATCGTGGAGGAGCACTTTTACGATCTGCTGGTGCGTCCGCGTGCCCTCATGGGCAAGCACGTGCCCGGCATCGGCATGAACCAGGTGTACGAACGCAACAGCGTGCCCCAACTGGAAGATGTCCGTGCGGCCATTCGGGAATTGCTGGCGGAGCCGGCCTGA